A single Acropora palmata chromosome 5, jaAcrPala1.3, whole genome shotgun sequence DNA region contains:
- the LOC141881916 gene encoding RING finger protein 32-like: MAHVKQQKAHTRQSGKNSSNMTLAAVALQDHMSRSLSLQDPFKKKKLNHRLPVTKGTNERVQQNLRKIGKPSKNESGKQEYNLDPKPAPLSLAQKMGLIEAPELLLSEKEWKEVKEKSNSRQDSALPCVICKEDFGLQQQVLLSCSHVFHRACLEAFEKFSGRKSCPMCRKEQYQRRIIHEGAREHRLKCATRIQAAWRGFIVRQWYKKLRQTVPPKDPKLRKKFYEDKFQNISDRLLQSMEARNQRVDDLLLEIDQSIAASRHAMRQIDGNIEGTMAEAHWDDVQLQAVQRAVSDCPICIMPLGDEGVHLSNNPSRPIVLLSCSHVFHATCLQAFEEFSLDKHHVCPVCRSLYQKKLL, translated from the exons TCGAACATGACGCTTGCAGCTGTCGCCCTTCAGGATCACATGTCTCGCTCACTTTCTCTTCAAGatccatttaaaaaaaagaaactgaatcACAGGTTACCAGTGACAAAAGGAACCAATGAAAGAGTCCAACAGAATTTGAGGAAAATAGGGAAACCAAGCAAAAATGAGAGTGGGAAACAAGAATACAATCTTGACCCCAAACCAGCACCTCTTAGTCtag CTCAGAAGATGGGTCTCATAGAAGCCCCAGAACTGCTTTTGTCGGAAAAAGAGTGGAaagaagtgaaagaaaagtcaAACTCCCGTCAGGACTCAGCTCTGCCTTGCGTTATTTGTAAAGAGGACTTTGGTCTGCAACAACAA GTGTTGCTGTCCTGCAGTCATGTTTTTCACAGG GCATGTCTTGAAGCATTTGAGAAGTTTTCGGGTCGAAAATCGTGTCCAATGTGCAGGAAAGAACAGTACCAAAGACGGATCATCCATGAAGGAGCAAGAGAGCACAGATTAAAATGTGCAACAAG GATCCAGGCTGCATGGCGTGGTTTCATAGTGAGGCAGTGGTACAAAAAGTTGCGACAGACAGTACCTCCCAAAGATCCAAAACTCAGGAAAAAGTTTTATGAAGATAAG TTTCAAAACATAAGTGATCGCTTGCTTCAGTCCATGGAGGCGAGAAATCAGAGAGTCGATGACCTACTGTTGGAGATTGACCAGTCAATTGCAGCCAGTCGTCATGCGATgag GCAAATTGACGGCAACATCGAAGGAACAATGGCAGAGGCTCACTGGGATGACGTGCAGCTTCAG GCGGTTCAGCGAGCGGTTTCCGATTGTCCGATTTGTATCATGCCGTTGGGCGATGAAGGAGTTCACCTAAGTAACAATCCATCGCGGCCCATAGTTCTTCTGTCGTGCTCGCACGTTTTCCATGCCACTTGTCTTCAGGCTTTTGAGGAATTCTCTTTGGATAAACACCACGTCTGTCCTGTTTGCCGATCGCTTTATCAAAAGAAGCTGCTTTAG